The Salvia miltiorrhiza cultivar Shanhuang (shh) chromosome 2, IMPLAD_Smil_shh, whole genome shotgun sequence DNA window TAGTTCCTGTCGAGCATTAAGAGGATAGAAATACGAGCACCAGTCTACATGAAAGCTCAGAAAAGAAGGGGAAACATCTACACAAACCTGATTCATAACTTCTTTGATCATTTCTCTTGCAGTCTCAATCTGCTTCTTGTTACCAGTCACACGGACCATCTTCTCACTAGATTGGTCTTCAGCACCATTTGGTTGTATCAGCTACAGACCAAAAGAGACAAACTTTTAGTTACAAAAAGGGGACCAAAATTATCAACGTAGTACTATATCTACTACCTGAATGCGTGCCCCAGATCTTGTCTGCAAATTTCTGATTGTTTCTCCACCCTTCCCAATTATTAAACCAACCTAAAGTAGCAGAGTACATAATTAGCACCTCAGTTCCACAAACTTAGTACATAAATACAAAACACAAATACACGCATAAATATATGTGCATATAGATAAAGAGATAGCAGATAATACGTGAAGAACGAACCTTTTCAACTGGAACTTGAATTTCAAGTTGCTCACCACCACTAGCAGCCTGAACAGTGCTGAATCCTCGAGCAACAAGTGAGGGTGAACCTCCAGCATCAGCCTAACAGTACACGGTCAGTTTCAAATTTAGGTCTTAGAGCACAGGAATACAAGACAAGATTTCAAGGAAATCAAATAGAAGTATAACAAAACCCAACCTCTGCAATCACATCTTTTATCAACCTTTCTGCCCGGTTTATACTTTCCAAGGTCCCAACTAGTTCTAAAGGCCTGGATGCTGCTCGTGGATCTGCATCCGCATCCCTCACAATCTGAATTTTGGCACCAGAATTATCCTGCAGGGACCGAATTGTATCCCCTGCCTTACCTATTAGAACTCCAACCTAAAAAACCAAACAAGCAGCACTTTTTAGAGGCCTCTACAATATATTAGTTGCAGCATCATACAAAGTCAGCAGCTATACAGAACTCGACTACTTTTCACGAATTTCAGCCTCATCTTCAACATTTCCAAACACACTAGGGTCAAAAAATAAATTGCTATGCATTCTGAAAGACAGAATGAGCCAGTACATCAGATAGAGAAGCAAGATATTCAAACTGACCCTCATGATTTCTATATTCTGATTTCTGAGATAGATTACTTCTATCAGAGAAGGAAAACTGAAACACTTATCATCACCCTCAACAAGTATCCACAACAATGTAAAGAATATAGAAAGCAGCCTAGAACTTAACAACAGATCGAACAGTGCAAGACCCAAAATGATAAATTGTAAATTATGCTATTGATTTACTTTGTCATTGGGAACCTCCATTTTGCGCGACAGTATTGTATCTGAACCTGGCTGCCTGTCAGCAGACTCAACTGGAACATCCCCCTCTCTCGGGAGATGGGAGGTCTCTTCTTCAAATTCTGCATTTGATTGTGCTGGTTCTTCAGCACTTCCAACATCAGTTTTCTCATAGTCATCAGGAACTGTTTCTTTAGTGGTTGTCTCAGGAGGCTCTTCGACAGGTTCTTGGCCCACCAAAGACTGGCAATCATTATCCTCAGGCTTAGGCTGCTCAGACTCCTCTTTAGGTTCATCTTCTTTTTCCTCTGTAGGTTCATCTTCTTTCTCCTCTGTAGGTTCATCTTCTTTCTCCTCTGTAGGTTCATCTTCTTTCTCCTCGCAAGGTTCATCTTCTTTCTCCTCGTTAGGTTCATCTTCTTTCTCCTCTTCTGTGTGTCCATTCTGTGGAGCTGTAAAACGTTTAAACAAACACAGTTAGAAAAGACTCCATTTCAACTTTTTTAAGAATAGAAGCTCAGCATCTCCTGGGTCAAACATAGCGGATATAATAAAAGTGTAATCATATagcttcaaaagaaaaataactCTTTAATGCCTTGAGAAACTGATATAATTAAGATATGAAACCTAACATTTTAACAATACAACTATCAAACGCATTTGGTAATATTTCACACCGAATAAAACATcagaaaaacacacacacaaacaaacACCTCGGAAGCCCGAATAGCTGAAAATGAACCAAAACAACAGAATTTCACAACAGATAAGACGACAGGAACATCAAGGACCAAGAGGGAGGGCATATCAGCAAAAATCACCTGAGAAATCTGCCTCCGCAACATTATCGCCATTGCTCTCCAAACGGGGCCGTTTAGCCTCAGATTCATCCACAGCGCCATTCCCCTCCTCCTGCGACCCGTTCTCCAACGCGTCACGATCCGAGTTGTTCTCGGACTCCGCAACCGCTTCGCTGTGCTCAAAATCCTCGAGCTTCCTCTTGTGGCCATctccggcggcggtggcggatgTAACGGGGCTAGCTTCTGCCGGCGTGGTCACGTTCTCATCCGCCATAATTGATTTTCTCTGCAGATCAGCTAACGTCGTCGCAGCTACGATTAGGGTTTCCACTTCCCAGTACCTACGTGGGTGAATCGTGAGCCCCTTTTCctgtttaataaatttattttttgtttatctCGACGCATTTCATTTGGttggtgtgtatatatatttggtATAAGATATTTTTCCTTTGTTAGGGTATAAATGGAATTTGGGCTTGGGCTATCACTACAATTATTGGGCCAGATTTAATTGTCCATATATCCATTCTATTCATTGCTCCCaataattactattttaccaCCAATACTTTAtaaccttaaattaaattaaatttcaaataaattattatcaccttatattttatcttatccttcatccgtccacgataACTAAGTCACATTGATTTTctcacgaattttaataaaatgtgagtgaaattagtagtggagtaagggttcCATTTTAAATATGGATAGAATGGTGTGGACCTTACTACTAAAAAttgatgtggcatattttttgtggacagacgAAAAAAATTGTGACATAAGTTTCGTAGACACATGGAGTACTTCATAactccaaattaaattaaatttttaatttaacaatTTATTAGGAGAAGAGGACGCACGTTTCCTCAGCGAGCTCGTCTAATCGAAGCCTCCCCCAAGCTGATGAAAAAGTATCAACATCTAGAGGACTTCCACTGGGTCTGGCGATTGAAGGGAAAGGATCCTTTTTTCCAAAACGTTGTTCATGTTGCCGACGCCGGCGATGGCAACGGCAATAGAAATGGCGTGTGGCATTCGCCTAAGGTGGCTAACATTTTCAGGTAATGGTTCTTTAACAAAGAACACAACCATGAAATTAATCTGCATACTAGTTGTATATGGACAAGAATAGAAGTAAAGTTGATGATGGaaaccatcaatttatttatgaGTTAGCAAATTATAAGAACTCGACTTGtgttctaaaaaaaattcaaactacAAGAAAGACGAGGGAAATGATTAAGCGGGTAGTTCTTTTTATGCGATTCTCATAATTTTGAGCTGGGGGCTATACAGTTCTTTATAGAGTTTATATCTACATAAACGTGTTTCTTTAATATATTATGATATGGggttataaatatttttcagaTTACACGATTGAGAGTTGTACGTGTTTATTCTTTCAGAATAATTTAAATGGAATTGTTAATttcttataaatttaatttaacttaGGAGCTATGAAgtatagggtaaaatagtaaataacAATTATCATTTTTAATCATTATTTTAGAtggctataaagagtaaaatgtgGGCTATGAATAAAATCACCCGTTTGGTAAatacaacaaattaaatagtGGTCCGATAGCAATGATCCAAAGAAGTTCATTAATACTCAttgtctataaaaaaaaaatagtcctatAAAGGGACGAcctgagttttaataaaagtgattgaatgtattgtgaatggagaaaagtttgatcttaaaaatagtattaataataattactaattaattgtatttagtAGATAAAGGTAGCTCACCATGTGGCAAAATAGATAAAGAAATTGATATATTGAGAGTAATATATTGTGGAATATTGtctatagataaaaaaaaattattttttatgaacatatcAAAATGATAAAAGTCGTGTGGAATATTTAGTAAATTTGGAAAGTATAAACCCCCACCGAACGTTTTGTAAATTTGGAAACTATAACCCCACCTAACCTTTTTCTATAAAGTGCTTTGTTCCATTTGATAGTTGTGCGAAATGGACTCGAGAGAGAATCAAATTCATGAGTCATGAGGCCATCTCACACAAGTTTGTGTAAATAAATTTGAGCTTTATGGCATTTTATGATTATTTTGTGGAGTTATTTGCTAGAGAGAGTATTTTATTTCGATGATATGTAGGCGTAATTGGAGCTCTTATACAACGAAATGAATCTAAATATAGTGAAGCTTGTAGGAGTAATTAATTACAAGAGTATTTATGAGAGTcggaatatatataatatagcaTAGAAGAAGTGGAGACACGTAGCCCACATCACGTGAAGGCCTATGCCCCCTCGCTTTTTGATTGGGGGACCTTTCTTTTTCTTGGTGTTTAAATCACGAGATTCAGCCATCCAGAAATCTCATCCATCACCTCTGTTATCTCAATTTTCGGAAACTTCTAGAGATTCTTGGAATGTATCGTCATTTTGCGTATATCATAACCacctttatttttaatatatatatatataacactcttaagtgtataaaatataaacgtttcttaatgtaggcattttatgtagaacacgtatgaatttatccaacagagttacgaattgcgaaaaataaatttttgttacatttgggattcgaactcaggaccacgaattcatccaacagggttacgaatcaaccatagatcttgatgatctaagggctgaaaatcatttatattttatacacttaagagtatttttattctagtcctctcctatatatattgtttttatatttatatttgcgTGGAGTATCTATTACATCAGGAACTTAtgttatttatttctttttctttttttatggaATATAATCGTAATGGTTATTTTGAAGATGTGAGTAAGATATTGGATTTGTAATTTCAACAGACAATAATACAttgtaatatattatttacactAATGCAAAAggatcaattaattaactctCAGTTTCTATACGTTTATCGGGATGGTACATGCATGTATAGTGGTACATTATTTAGCTAAGGTTTCTGTAAATTTTTCAAATCCTCATTTTTggatagagaaagagagaatatttatgataaagaaaaattcaaacATAAATGAAAGCATGAGGACACTAACTTGCGAATCCAAGAGGGGACAGAGGcttaacccccccccccccccattgaataaatttttttaaatcatcattATGTTGTGTGTATTGCAGTGGCGaatccaaaattttcaaatttggtgtgtgataaataattacatgatcattaatataacaaatatttaatgataaaaataaacataCCCGAATATTGTTTGAAGTTTAGGGTTTGTTTTTAAGTTggacttagagcatccacagtgggatGACTTGATAACTTACTTGATAGAAGTGGGGGACCACAATAAGTAAGGAGGCCACAATGGGATGacttgatctttttagttttaatttttgtatttttcatttaaatttaattgcataaatttaaataacacaatttacttaaaaaacaaattgcattaattttaaaaacctaaaaattacattacaAACAAAAacttaaagacataatttaaaattacttaaaaaaattaaagacataatttaaaaaaaacttaaattacttaaataaaaaataatgtacataaaaatattaataccactaatctttttatttattttttggaggGGGGAATGCAATTGCACCCCCATGTTCCAAGCTGGATCCGCCTGTGGCATAACATAAAAGATTTTTTCTGCGTCCCCTTTTAAACTTGATTGCATGTGGTCGTGACTTCATATATAATAAAACTCAATAGTTTTAATAGCTTATTGTAGGATCAATATGGCAATATTCGTCTGCGTCTCCCTCTATTCCAAGTGGTATGTAGATATTAAACGCACACGTCACACGATTTCTCAATCACATATTTATGGTGAAGTTATTATATGTCACGTAACGTCAATCAATATTTATATGGTACGACCCTCGAAGAAAAATACTCATATGGTACGAAATGATACATATATAATGCATGTGATCATGTCTTATCAACGACATAAAATATTGCATGAATAGATATTTAGAAAAGTTTATGATTCTCGAACCTTAATTTGTCATAGGTTTGTAAGTTGTAATAATATGTGAGTTCTTTTTCGTTGCTGCATGGCCCATGCAAGACACATAGGACCtaatttgtttgttttttaagTAAAATATAGGACCTAGCTAACAATTATTGTACGTGGCCAAATGTATTTTGGCAATTTGTAcatcaataaatcaaattaacattaagaATATAGATTTATGATGTCATAAAATATACCATGAAGAGTTTGTTTAGTAAGAATTAACAAAATTAGTTATATTATTTACAAAAGGTAGTAATGTATCTGTTTGATAAGAAAATTAGTCGCTCAATCATACCAACTTTTCTGGGTAATAGGGGATAGCTAGTCCTTCATGATATTATATACCAAGGGAATAAATATGCAAGAtgctatttatttattgttagcTAGACAAATTCATCCCTATTTTCaaatatgcatatttttgtgaataagtatATGGGCATATCAATGTAAGACAATATATTAATTAACATCAAATAACTATCATTTTAATTCCCATCAAAGTAAGCAAatgacttatatatatatatatatatatatatatatatatatatatggcgaTCGCACCCATATAAATTAATACATGAATAATCTATTATTGTTCAAATGT harbors:
- the LOC131010302 gene encoding uncharacterized protein LOC131010302 translates to MADENVTTPAEASPVTSATAAGDGHKRKLEDFEHSEAVAESENNSDRDALENGSQEEGNGAVDESEAKRPRLESNGDNVAEADFSAPQNGHTEEEKEDEPNEEKEDEPCEEKEDEPTEEKEDEPTEEKEDEPTEEKEDEPKEESEQPKPEDNDCQSLVGQEPVEEPPETTTKETVPDDYEKTDVGSAEEPAQSNAEFEEETSHLPREGDVPVESADRQPGSDTILSRKMEVPNDKVGVLIGKAGDTIRSLQDNSGAKIQIVRDADADPRAASRPLELVGTLESINRAERLIKDVIAEADAGGSPSLVARGFSTVQAASGGEQLEIQVPVEKVGLIIGKGGETIRNLQTRSGARIQLIQPNGAEDQSSEKMVRVTGNKKQIETAREMIKEVMNQTVRPSPLSGGYNQQGYRPRGPLAPQWGPRGSHHAQFSGYDYPYRGQYPSQSSQYPPSYGNYPPPQAPRSNFGPSWEQRPPASMHGPPPQGNYNYGQQQGPDYGHSAPYPQAPSQPYGHGYNEAKYDHPASAQHYGHMSSQPTPYAQGGAHSGYGHQDQYGKPPMYGMQAQVPHSQPYGQPRPNQPGEGPYQGPGSATQPYGQNMPSQQSYPYGSSAPMQQNYPPYGGTTDGYGHTPATASAYPTQGGQPGYGQPGAQQPPAYSQAAPAAGGYGSYPTAQPGYAEQPAANNTTYGYQGPTDPAYGAAQATAAYPATAAGQSGYAQTQPTYDQSGGYGNVSAPAAAYGKSASPQAAYQQYDSSQMYGAHR